The genomic region GCTTTTTAAAGGCACAACAAAGAGAGATTATGAAGAATTAAATGATGAACTTGAATTTTTAGGGGGAGAGTACAATGCCTATACTGATTATACTGCTACAGTTTATACAATTAGCTGCTTAGAAGAGGAAATCCCAAATGCTTTAGATATCTTAGGAGATATGATTATTAATTCTTCTTTTAAAGATAAAGAAATAGAAAAAGAAAGGGGGGTTATTTTATCAGAAATAAGAAGCAGTAAAGATGATATAGAGGATTATAGTATTAGAAGAATAAATGAATGTGCTTTTAATAAAAGCCCCCTTAAGTATGATGTGGCAGGTATTGAAGAAAATATAAAAAAATATAAAAGAGGAGATTTAGTTGATTTTTATAAAAAATATTATATTCCTAATAATACTGTATTAGCTATGGTTTCTTCATACAGTCATGAAGAGGCATTGAAAGAAATAAAGAAATATTTTTCAAATTGGGAACATAAAGATTTAACATTAAGAGAAATAATACAGGAAAAAAATATTGAAAAAATATTTACAACTACAAAAAGCAATATAGAACAAAATACTATTGTTTATTTATATACTTTTAATGAATTAAATAAGGAATTAGAATTACCTCTCAAAATTTTAAATCATAGATTAGGTGAAAGTTCAAATTCCCTACTTTTCAGAGAAGTTAGAGAGAAAAGGGGATTAGCTTATGATATATATACAAGTTTAAACATGACAAATAATGTTAAGACTTTATATATATATACTGCGGTTTCAAAAAAAGATGTTGAAGCAGCAATAAAAGCTATTGATAAAACTATTTTATCAGTGAAAGAAGGAAATCTAGAATTTTGTGAAAGAGATTTAACTCTTATGAAGAAGATTCATAGAACTGCTGTAATATCAACTTTAGAAGATCCTTCAGAGCTTTGTAATTATATGCTTCATCAAGGACTAGATAATGAGGATTTATTTGAATTTGAAAAAGATATGGAAAAGCTAGATAAATTAGATATTAATAAGATTCAAGAAACTGCTAATATTGTTTTAAATAGGCCTACCATTCATATACTTAAATCGTGAACCATTGTTATAAAAGGCTGGTGGAATAAATTGAATATTATTACAAAAATTGAAGAGCAAAAGAAAAATAAAGATAGAGTAAATATTTATATAGATGATGAATATGCCTTTTCTTTAAGTAAAGAAGTATTGATCAAAGAAGGAATAAAGCTTAAAGAAAAAGTAGATATTGATAGAATTAAAAAAGCAGCTAAGGAAGATGATTATTTAAAATGTAAAAGTGCAGCTTTGAAAATCATTGATAGATCATATAAAACAGAAAAAGAAATTTGGGGGAAATTATTAAAAAAAGATTTTGATATTGAAACAATTAATAGAACCATTAGCTTTTTAAAAGAATATAATTTTTTAAGTGATATAGATTATGCTAAAATGTATATAAAAGACAAATCAAAATCCCAGGGAAAGAATAAAATAAAATATAATTTATTGAAAAAAGGTTTGAATGATACTTTAATCGAACAAGAAATATCTAAAATAAATAGTGAAGAAGAAGAGGAAACTGCTTATTATTTAGCTAATAAAAAATATAATATTTTAATAAAACGGGAAAAGGATAATTATAAATTATCTCAAAAATTATATAGATTTTTAGTTACAAGAGGCTATAGTTATGAAATAGCTTCAAAAGTTATTAAAAAGTTATTAAATCAGGATGATTTTTATTAATAAAAAGGAGAGTCCTAAATGCAGGAATATATTTCTTACATTCTTTGTGGAGTAATAATAATATTTTCAATTATATCAAGTATAAAATCTTCTTTAGAAGAAAAAAGTGTAAGAGATTCGTTAAATAAACTTTTTTACTATTTCTCAATCTTTTTAACCTTTTTTATATTAATAGTTAATTTAGAGAAAATATACCTATTCGTTTTACAAAACTTAAGTGTATATATTAGTATAGAAGAATTAAATAGTTTATTATTAAAGGTATTTATACTAGGAATAATATTTATTATTATCCAGAATACTATATATTTTGCTTTAAAGGTTATTAATAATATTATTTTTGCTCCCTATCAAAGCAATAAAACAGGAAAGTTTGTAATAGTTATTTTTTCTAGCTTTTTTGGTTTTTTAAAAGGATTAGTTATTATCCTTATGATGTTTATAGTTGTAAGTACCTATAATATCACTTTAGGATTAAATAATAAAATTGAAATTTTTAATAATATAAATGGCTATAATTCTTTAGAAAATATTATTCTAGTTAACAAACCAGTATTATCATATGATGATTTTAATGAATATCTTCCTAAAAATCCCAATGTAATAGTTTATTATAATGGGGTAACTTTAGAAGAAGGGGTAAATTCTAATGAGGAAATTAATTTGAAAGCTAAAGAAATTGTAATTGGAGCTGAAAGTGACAGAGAGAAAGCTAGAAGAATTTATGCATGGGTTGGTTCAAATATATCTTATGATTTTGATAAGGCAAAGAAGGTTCTTGCTGAAGAAGGAGTGAGTAACAGCGGAGCTATAGAAGCCTTTAATACAAGAAAAGGGATATGTTTTGACTATGCATGTCTATTTACGGCAATGGCAAGGGCGACAAACTTAAGAAGCAGAATAATTACGGGTGAAGCTTATGATGGAATAAACTTTGGACCCCACGCTTGGAATCAGGTTTACCTTGAAGATGAAGGTATTTGGATTAATGTTGATCCAACTTTCTATATGGCTGGTGACTATTTTGATAGTGAGGATTTTAATAGAGACCACTTAAATGCAGATATTGCAGGAGAGTTTTAGGCAGTTTTCAGCTTTCGGTTAATGATGATTTTCAACTGACTGAAAATCTGTAATAACTCCACACACTAAACTAAAAAAAGATTGCAAAGCAATCTTTTTTTATTGTGCTTTTTTATTCTTTTTAGCAATTATTTCAATTGCTTTTTTACAATCTTCGTCTGTATTATCTAATGACCAGGCTATATTAAAGTTAATTAAGGCTTTTTTAATTTCATTTTTCATTGCATAGCAATATGCTAAATTAAAGAAATACTTGCTTTCCTTTTGCATACTTATAGCCTTCTTGAAAAATGGAATAGCCCGATCGTATTCTTTTAGCTTAATATAACAAACTCCTAAATTATAATTTGCACAAGTTGTACTTTCTCCGTTTTCTATAGCTCTTTTATAGGAAGCAATTGCTTTTTCATAATCTTTTTTATTGTAGTAATTGTTGCCTTCAATAAAGTTGTTCATAGAAACCTCCTAGTATTGTAAAGCTGAATATTATAATTCTTAACACTATGGCGATTTAATATTCAATAAAGCTAAGCACAATATTCGACATAGTTTGCAAAACATCTTTATTTTTTAATATTTTTTTAATATAATAGTGATATGTTTTTATTTTTTGAGTATATAAATCAGGAGAGAGAATATGTGTAATAATAGTCCCTATATATTGGTTTTAGGAGCATCTATAGTAGATATTATTGGCTTTAGTAAAAAGCCCTATCATGGTAGAGATTCAATACCAGGAAGTATAAAGATATCTTTAGGTGGAGTTTGTAGAAATATAGCAGAAAATTTAGCAAGAGTAAATGTTAAAACGGAGTTTATCTCAATTATAGGTGGAGATAGTAACGGAAAACAAATTCTAGAAAATTCTAGAGAAATAGGTTATAGCATGGAGCATTCATTAATACTTAAAGAGGAATGTACGCCTACATATA from Clostridium isatidis harbors:
- a CDS encoding M16 family metallopeptidase: MFKLNFDVKRHYLDNGLEVLTIKKDTKIAAINIGVKVGSLYEDMDEKGIAHFIEHMLFKGTTKRDYEELNDELEFLGGEYNAYTDYTATVYTISCLEEEIPNALDILGDMIINSSFKDKEIEKERGVILSEIRSSKDDIEDYSIRRINECAFNKSPLKYDVAGIEENIKKYKRGDLVDFYKKYYIPNNTVLAMVSSYSHEEALKEIKKYFSNWEHKDLTLREIIQEKNIEKIFTTTKSNIEQNTIVYLYTFNELNKELELPLKILNHRLGESSNSLLFREVREKRGLAYDIYTSLNMTNNVKTLYIYTAVSKKDVEAAIKAIDKTILSVKEGNLEFCERDLTLMKKIHRTAVISTLEDPSELCNYMLHQGLDNEDLFEFEKDMEKLDKLDINKIQETANIVLNRPTIHILKS
- the recX gene encoding recombination regulator RecX, with translation MNIITKIEEQKKNKDRVNIYIDDEYAFSLSKEVLIKEGIKLKEKVDIDRIKKAAKEDDYLKCKSAALKIIDRSYKTEKEIWGKLLKKDFDIETINRTISFLKEYNFLSDIDYAKMYIKDKSKSQGKNKIKYNLLKKGLNDTLIEQEISKINSEEEEETAYYLANKKYNILIKREKDNYKLSQKLYRFLVTRGYSYEIASKVIKKLLNQDDFY
- a CDS encoding transglutaminase-like domain-containing protein translates to MQEYISYILCGVIIIFSIISSIKSSLEEKSVRDSLNKLFYYFSIFLTFFILIVNLEKIYLFVLQNLSVYISIEELNSLLLKVFILGIIFIIIQNTIYFALKVINNIIFAPYQSNKTGKFVIVIFSSFFGFLKGLVIILMMFIVVSTYNITLGLNNKIEIFNNINGYNSLENIILVNKPVLSYDDFNEYLPKNPNVIVYYNGVTLEEGVNSNEEINLKAKEIVIGAESDREKARRIYAWVGSNISYDFDKAKKVLAEEGVSNSGAIEAFNTRKGICFDYACLFTAMARATNLRSRIITGEAYDGINFGPHAWNQVYLEDEGIWINVDPTFYMAGDYFDSEDFNRDHLNADIAGEF
- a CDS encoding tetratricopeptide repeat protein, with translation MNNFIEGNNYYNKKDYEKAIASYKRAIENGESTTCANYNLGVCYIKLKEYDRAIPFFKKAISMQKESKYFFNLAYCYAMKNEIKKALINFNIAWSLDNTDEDCKKAIEIIAKKNKKAQ